The Armatimonadia bacterium genomic sequence GCTGTCGTGGTGCTGGACGGTGTCGCTGGGGTCGAGGTCCATACAAGGAAAGTGTTCGCGGCCGCGAAGACGCGGGGTCTTCCGATCATCGCCGTCGTCAGCAAGCTCGACAAGGAGCACTCGAGTTTCGAGAAGGTCATCGAGTCCTTGGGCACGCTGCCGGGCTGCAAGGCTGTTGCGGTCCAGATGCCCATCGGCAGTGAGGGAAGCTTCTCGGGTGTGGTCGATCTCTTGTCTATGAAAGCGCTCATCGGCGCGGGCAAAGAGGCCAAGGTACAGGACATCCCTGCGGACATCGCTGAGGAAGCCCAGGCTGCACGCGACGCTCTGGTTGAGGAAGTTGCCGGCTCTGACGAAGCTCTGATGGAGAAGTTCTTTGAAAACGACGCCTTGACGCCGGAGGAGCTGCTGGAGGGCCTCAAGAAGGCCGTTCGGACAGGCTCCGTGGTTCCGGTGCTGTGCAGTGGCGCGGCGGGGCTCACTGGGGCCAAGTTCTTCCTCGACTTCGTTGCCGATGTGTTGCCCTCTCCGGTGGAGATGCCGGCGTGGATGGGGCATCGGGTGAACGAGACCGAGGAGACCGTGGTGGCGTGCGACACGGCTGCGCCCCTCGCGGCGGTCATCTGGAAGACGATGCGCGATCCCTTTATCGGGCGGTTGTCGCTGGTGCGTGTGATCTCTGGTGAGATGCGCCGGGACGGTCAGGGGAATAACCCGCGGTCGGGTCAGCGTGAGCGGCTTACCGGTCTGACGCTGGTCAACGGAAAAGAGACGAGCGACTGCGACGGTCTGTGTGCCGGTGACATGGGCTGCATCGGCAAACTCGAGAACTCCATCACGGGCGACAGTCTTTGCGACGCGAAAAACCAGTTCGTGTTCTCGATGCCTGCGCTGCCGCTGGGTATGCACACGGCCGCGATGCGGGCGGAATCCCGAGCTGACGAGGACAAGCTATCGGGCGCGCTGAGCCAGGTTGGCGAAGAGGACATTGGCTTCACCTACGAGCGCATGGCGGAGACCGGGGAACTGATTGCGCGTGGGATGGGCCCGCTGCACCTGCAGATCATCAAGGAGCAGCTGATCCGGAAGTTCAAGGTCGCAGTTGAGCTCGGTGAGCCGGAGATCCCGTACCGTGAGACGGCGCGCAAGTCCGTTCGGGTGCAGGGGCGGCACAAGAAGCAGACCGGTGGTCGGGGGCAGTTCGGCGATGTGTGGATCCGGCTCGAGCCGCTTGAGCCCGGCAGCGGGTACGAGTTCGTCAATGGCGTGAGTGGCGGTTCCGTACCTACGAACTACATCCCCGCGGTGGAGAAGGGCATCGTCGATGCCATGGGGGCAGGTCCGCTGGCCCGATACCCGATCGTTGATGTCCGAGTCACTCTTGACGATGGGAGCTCGCACCCGGTAGACTCTTCCGACTTGGCCTTCCGGTTGGCTGGTCAGATCGCGATGAGGAAAGCCATGCTCGAGGCTGGCCCGGTCCTACTTGAGCCGGTGGTGGTCGCTGAGATCACGTGCCCGGACGAAGTCATGGGCGACGTGATGAGTGACCTGAGTGGGCGCAGGGGGCGGGTACAGGGCACGGAGCCGGCTGGCGGCGGAATGGTGACTGTCAAGGCCCTCGTGCCGCTGGGCGAGATGACGACTTACTCCTCCGACCTGACTTCAATGTCGCAAGGCCGGGCGAGCTATACGATGGAAATGGCCCATTACGAGGAAGTCCCCTCGCACCAGCAGGAAGCAATCATCGCTCGTCGGAAGGTCGCGGAAGAGGAGACGGAGTAACCGCAAGGTTGCCTTCGCGCCTGGGCCAAGACTGACCGCAAGAGCGCTATACCGAGGTTCACAACCATGATCCAGCACATGACTCGTCTGAAAGTTGCTGACAACTCTGGGGTGCAGGAAGTCGGATGCATCCGCATTAGAGGCCGGGGCCAGTCGGTGTACGGCACGCTGGGCGACGAGATCGTGTGCTCGGCCAAGCAGGTCACCCCACAGAGCGCGATTGCTAAGGGTGCTGTGCTGAAGGCCGTCATCGTGCGGTGCAAGCAGTCGGTGAAGCGTGCGGACGGTTCCGAGATCCGTTTCGACGAGAACGCCGTTGTTATCGTGGATGATCAGAAGAACCCGCGCTGCACCCGTGTCTTTGGCCCGATTGCTCGCGAGTTGCGCGACAAGCAGTACATGAAGATCGTCTCGCTGGCTGAGGAAGTCGTGTAGTCACGGCCCACCTCCGAGCCCGGGTCACCCTTCCAAGCGGGGAGAGAGTTTCAAATGGCACAAAGCAAACTGAAGATACGTACCGGGGACGAGGTCCTCGTCATCGCAGGTAAGGATCGCTCCACGAAGGGGCACCCGCGGCGCGGCAAGGTCATCGGTGTGGTGCCGGACAAGAACCGCGTCATCGTGGACGGCGTGAACCTGATCAAGAAGGCCGTGCGTCAGTCGCAGAAGGTGCGGCAGGGCGGGATCATCGAGTCCCCGGGCCCGATCAGCGCCTCGAACGTGATGCTCATCTGCCCAGCCTGCGATGCCCCCACGCGTGTTGCGATCGAGCGGCGTGAAGATGGTCGTCGCGTTCGCCACTGCAAGCGCTGCAAGAAAGCGATCGACGGCTAGAAGAGCGCTGTGGCCGAGTCCGGGCGGTTCGTCCCGGACAACTAGGATCCAGCCGAAGCCATAGCCGAAGGCGCCAACGTCCTCGGCGGGATGGCAAGTGAAAGCGAAGGCGAATCGAGTGGCAGAGACACCAAGACTGAAAGTCAGGTATAACGAGGAGATCCGGCCTGCGCTGATGGAGCAGTTCGGGTTCACCAACATCCACCAGGCGCCGGGCGTAGTCAAGGTGTGCCTGAACATGGGTGTTAGCGACGCGAAGAGCGGACCGGACGCAGCCGCCGCGATGGACTCATCGGTCCGCGAGCTGTCCAATATCGTTGGCCAGCGGCCTTGCATCACGCGGGCGACGAAGTCCATTTCGCAGTTCGGCGTGCGTCAGGGAATGCAGGTCGGTTGCCGGGTGACCCTCCGGGGTGCGCGCGCCTGGGAGTTCATCGATCGGCTGTTCAACGTTGTGCTGCCGCGTATCCGCGACTTCAGGGGATTGCCCCGCAATAGCTTCGACGGTCGTGGGAACTACAGCCTGGGTGTGCAGGACCAGCTGATCTTCCCCGAGTTGAACTACGACGAAGTCCAGAAGCAGCGGGGCATGGACATCACTATTGTTACGAGCGCCAAGAACGATGAGGAGGGGCGAGCCCTGCTGCTGGCACTGGGTATTCCGTTCCAGCGCGCAGAGGGATAGCCCGCCGTTCCCCGGTATCGTTCGGCCCCGGGTGACGGGGCCACAGGAGGCACCAACCAGTGGCGAAGAAATCTTGGATTGCGAAGCAGAAGCGAACCCCCAAGTTTGCGGTGCGGGCGTACAACCGATGTGGTATCTGTGGTCGGCGACGGGGATACATGCGGAAGTTCGGTCTCTGCCGCATTTGCTTCCGAGAGAACGCTTTGTGGGGCAACATCCCCGGAGTCCGGAAGTCGAGTTGGTAGGAGAGAGTGGCCGGTGAGGGCCATAGCGGAGCGATCCGAACCACACGTGATATCGTCCGCTTTCGATTTGCTCGCCCGCAAACGGGCCAGCAGGAGGAACTGGCATGGCTGCTTTGACAGACCCCATCGCCGACATGCTGACGAGAATCCGCAACGCAGCTAAGGCGAAGCATACGAATGTGCGCGTCCCGGTTTCCAAGGTGAAACTGGAGATTGCCAAAATCCTCCATGAGGAAGGCTACATCCGGGGGTTTCAGCTCGTAGGACAGGGGCGCGATGTGCGCATCCGTCTGAAGTACGATGAACACCGCGAGCCCGTGATCAGTGGGTTGAAGCGCGTGAGCAAGCCCGGTCGGCGTGTGTACGTCGGCAAGGAAGACCTGCCGCGCGTGCTCGGTGGACTGGGCATCGCCATCGTGTCCACGAGCCAGGGCGTTATGACCGCCCGCGAGGCACGGAAACGGGGCGTCGGCGGCGAGGTCATCGGTTACATCTGGTAGTCACTGTCCGCGGCGGCCGACCGGAGGCCCGCGCGCGTTGGGAGAGAGTGTCGATGTCTCGCATAGGTAAAGCGCCTATATCGTTGCCCGCCAAGACTACGGTCACCGTCGGAGCCGACAACCTTGTAACGGTGAAAGGCCTCAAGGGCGAACTTAGTCTCGGCGTAGCACCGCAGATCACGGTTTCGGTGGAGAACGGTGTTGTCACGCTCAGCCGGCCGGACGAGAGTAGGGAGAGCCGCTCTCTGCACGGTCTGTACCGAGCTTTGTTGGCCAATATGGTCACGGGCGTGACGGAAGGCTTCGAGCGGCGCCTTGAGATCCAGGGCGTCGGTTACCGAGCCGACAAGGCAGGTAAGGGCCTCACGCTCCGAGTCGGATACTCTCACGAGGTCCACGTCGAGCCGCTGCCCGGCGTTGAGGTTGAGACGGAGGGCCAGCAGGTGATCGTGATCCGTGGCTGTGACAAGCAGGCCGTCGGCCAGATGGCCGCCGATATCCGCAAGCTCCGGCCGGTCGAGCCCTACAAGGGCAAGGGCATCCGCTATCAGGGCGAGCATGTACGGCGCAAGGCCGGCAAGGCCGCGAAGGTCGGCGGGTAGTCCCCCTGGGCCCCACGACCTGGTCCGTAGACCTTTGAAGAGGTCGCGGGCAAGTAATAACGTGATGATTTCTCGGTAGATGCGACTCGTCGTGTCCCGATTGGTCGCTCCAGAGGTGTAAACCGTGAGCGTTGAAAAAGATCGCAGAGTAGCACGGATCAAGCGGCAGCTACGCGCTCGGCGCAGGATCTTCGGGACCCCGGAGCGTCCGCGGCTGTGCGTCACGAAGTCGCTCAAGCACATGTACGCCCAGATCATCGATGACCGGGCCGGCAATACTCTTGTTGCGGCGTCGACCCGTGAGGCCGGAATCGCCGACGAGAAGGGTGGCACCGGAAACGTCGAGGCGGCCAAGAAGGTCGGCATGGAGGTTGGCCGCCGGGCGGTGGAGAAGGGCATCACCAAGGTGGTCTTCGACCGTGCCGGATGGCCGTATCACGGTCGCGTGAAGGCCCTCGCTGACGGCGCGCGTGAGGCCGGGCTGGACTTCTAACTCCGGCGTAAGGGCAGGACGTAGTACGTCCCGAAGGCGAAAGACTGTGAGGTCTGCGTCCCTGCAGGACAGCTATTTATACTGTCACTCGAACGCACCAAGAGGCATTCTCATGGCAACCGCGAAGATCAGAGTCACCCTCAGTGGAAGTTATATCGGCTGCATCGAGCCTCAGCGGCGAACGCTTCGGGCCCTGGGCCTGCGGAAGCACGGCGACAGTCGCGTGCACGAGGCCACGCCCGCGATCAATGGCATGATCAGCGCTGTGAAGCACCTCGTCACCGTTGAGCAGGCCGGCTAACGCTCGGAGCCGTCATCTGGACAGGAGCATTGCGATGGACCTCGGTACCCTGCAACCCAAACACAGCCGCAAGAACCGCAAGCGCGTCGGACGTGGCCATGGCTCGGGTCATGGCAAGACCTCATGCCGCGGTCAGAAGGGTCTCAAGGCCCGGTACTCCGTCCCGCGCGGCTTCGAAGGCGGGCAGAACAAGCTGTATATGCGGCTGCCGATGATGCGCGGGCTTAGCAACAAGGCCCACAACATCGGCATGTTCCGCAAGGAGATCGCGACGGTCAACGTTGAGCAACTAGACATCTTCCCAGCAGGCAGCGAAGTCACGCCTGAACTGCTGCTCGAGACCCGCGTCGTCCGCAAGCTTGGCGACGGGCTCAAGATTCTGGGCGAAGGTGAGCTGGACAAGGCCCTGACCGTGAAGGCACATGCTTTCAGTGCGACCGCCCGTGAGAAGATCGAGAAGGCCGGCGGCGTCGCCGAGGTGATCAAGGGATGAAAGAGCGCCTCGCATCGCTGGCGCAGGCCCTCCGACTGCCCGACGTTCGCAAGCGCATCATGTTCGTCATGTACATGTTCGCCGTCTACGTGGCGTGCGCGCATGTTCCACTGCCGGGCATCGACAAGAACCAGCTGGAGCGGCTGTTCCAGTCAGGCGGTTTCGGTCTTGGCGACATCCTTGACACCTTTGCCGGCGGGTCGCTGAAGCGTTTCTCGGTTCTGGCGCTGGGCATCATGCCCTACATCAACGCGTCGATCATCTTCCAGTTGCTGGTTATGGCCATCCCGTCTCTGGAGGCCCTGCAAAAAGAGGGCGAGTATGGGCAGAAGAAGATCAACCAGTGGACCAAGTACCTCACGGTCGCGCTGGCTATTCTCCAGGCTGTTGGGATGATCGGTTGGTTCCAGTCAGGCGCTGCCTTCATCGGCGGCAAGGTCGTTATGCTGTACTGCGTGGTGATGATGACCGCAGGCACTGCGTTCCTGATGTGGCTCGGCGACATGATCACAGAGCGTGGTATCGGGCAGGGCATTTCGCTCATCATCTTCGTCGGCATTATGACGCGCATGCCGCAGGATGTGGCGCGGACCCTGGTGATGTGGCGCAGTGGCCAGATCAACATCGCCAACCTCGGTCTGCTGGCTCTGATCCTCCTTGCGACGATCTATGGGATCGTGAAAGTGCAACAGGCACAGCGCAAGATCCCGGTACAGTACGCGAAGCGTGTCAAGGGGAACAAGGTCTACGGCGGGCAGAGCAGCTACCTGCCTCTGCGAGTGAACCAGGCCGGCGTCATCCCCATCATCTTCGCGATCTCGATTGCCCTGTTCCCTGCGACAATCGCCCAGTTCTTCCGGAGCCCGAACATCGTGTCGGCAATTTCCAGGTTGGGGGTAACGGAAGAGGCTGTTAACAACGCGCTCTTTGCCGTCGTCGAGTTCACCACGCCGGGTCGGAACTTCATTGCTTCGCTGATGTACTTCGTCCTGGTAATCCTGTTCACGTACTTCTACACGGCGGTTACCTTCAACCCGGAGCAGATCGCAGAGAACCTGCAGAAGAACGGTGGGGCGATTCCCGGGATCAGGCCGGGCGAGAGAACGCGCGACTACCTTGACAAGATCCTGTATCGCATTACACTTGCTGGAGCGATATTCCTGGGCGTCATCGCCATCATGCAGTACTATGTGGGGGACATAACTCAGGTAAGCACCTTCGGGCTGGTTGGTGGCACCTCTCTGCTGATCGTGGTGGGTGTCGCCCTGGATACGATGCAGCAGGTCGAAGCCCAGTTGCTCATGCGCCACTACAAGGGCTTCCTTTCCTAAGGGCCGCCCCAGTGAGTAGAACTGAGCTGGCGCCCAACTCTCGCCGAAGGGCGGGGTGTGGGCACAGAGCATGGAGACAACGATGGCAACAAACATGATCCTCCTTGGGCCTCCTGGTGCTGGTAAGGGCACTCAGGCCGAGTTTCTGGTCAAGAGCTATGGCGTCCCGCACATCTCCACCGGGGATATGCTGCGTGCGGCGGTAGCGAAAAAGACGGCGCTGGGTCTCGAGGCCAAGGGGTACATGGATGCCGGCAAGCTGGTGCCGGACGAGCTAGTGGTCGGGATCGTACGCGAGCGACTGGCGGAAGCCGACTGTGCGAAGGGCTTCCTGTTGGATGGGTTCCCGCGGACGATTCCGCAGGCCGAGGCCCTTGGTAGCGCCATTGACGAGATGGGTCTCGACACGCCGGTTGTCATCAACATGGAAGTGGCCGACGAGGAGCTGGTACACCGCCTGTCGGGTCGCCGGATGTGCGACAAGTGTGGTGCCATCTTCCACATCAGCCGAGATTCGGTCTCGGTGGGTGACGACTGCCCGGTCGAGGGGTGCGACGGGAAGATCTATCAGCGTTCCGACGACCAGGCTGTTGCCATCCAACAGAGGCTCAACGTATACAAAGCGCAGACTGAGCCGCTCATCGCCTACTACGACGGCAAGGGGCAATTGGTGAGAGTGAATGCCCTCGGGACCGTCGAGCAAGTCAACGAGAGAGTTACGGAGGCCCTGCGCAACCGGGGCGTTGCCTGATGGCGCATCACAAGAGAGTGCCGAGCGTTGCCCGCAAGTCGTCTGTTGAGGTCGACATCATGCGGGAGGCCGGCCGGATCGTTGCTAAGGTGTTGGCTGCCGTTCAAGAAGCCGCCGCGCCTGGTGTGAGTACCGCGGAACTTGACAGACTGGCTGAACAGATCATCGAAGGCGCAGAGGCGAGCCCGAGCTTCAAGGGCTACTACGGCTACCCGGCTTCGATCTGCGTGGAGCCGGAGGACGTGGTAGTGCATGGTATCCCGAGTGAGGCTGAGATACTGGGGGAGGGTCAGATCGTCGGGGTCGATGTCGGCGCGATCTTCCACGGCTATCAGGCGGACGCAGCCATCACCTTCGGTATCGGGAAGATATCAGCGGAGAAGCAGCGTCTCATGGACGTGACGCTTGAGTCGCTGGGGGCAGGTATCGCTGCGGCGCGTGCAGGCAACCAGTTGCGAGACGTGTCGGCGGCGGTGCAGGCAAGAGCTGAGGCGGCTGGTTACGGCGTGGTGCGTGACTTGGTGGGGCACGGTATCGGGCGTTCGATGCATGAGCCCCCGCAAGTGCCCAACTTCGTGGAAGAGGGGCAGTTCGTCGAGTACGATCTGACACTGCGTACCGGGCACTGTCTGGCCATCGAACCGATGATCAATCAGGGCGACTGGCGGGTGCGGCAAGGGCGAGATGGATGGACGATACGGACTGCAGACGGCCTGCCGACAGCCCACTTCGAGCACACCGTGGCAGTGACGAAAGATGAACCGCTGATTCTGACCTTGCCCTAGATGCTGCTAGGGTTAAGGGGATGGCGTGACCCAGTACGAACACACTCCTTCAGGAGCAAGGCCCTTCTTTATGGCGAGAAAAGGCAGAGACGCCGGGGAAAGCAAAGAGAAGAAGTCAATCCCTGTCCGCGGGACTGTCGTTGAGAAGCTGCCGAATGCCGTCTTCAGGGTCGAGTTGGAGAACGGGCACGAGGTTCTCGCGCACGTATCCGGCAAGATTCGGACCCGGGTTATCCGCGTGATGGCGGGTGACAAGGTGACGGTGGAGCTCTCGCCCTACGACCTGTCGCGAGGACGGATCACCTGGCTACACAAGTAGCCGGGGCGTCGTTGGAGTCCCGGACGAGCCGCAGCCGGCTCACGGACGCACGGTGGCGGCTGTTTAACGGTGTCGGCAAGGAGCATCGAAATGAAGGTTACTGCATCAGTCAAGCCGCGTTGCGACAAATGCAAGGTTATCCGGCGTAAGGGCGTTGTGCGCATCATCTGCGAGAACCCGCGCCACAAGCAGCGGCAGGGGTAGAGTCGTATTGCTGAGGAGCCTAACCGCGGGGCGACCCCGCGCTTCGGATAGCAGGAGGCGGATTTATGCCGCGTATTGCAGGTGTAGACCTACCTAGAGACAAACGAGTGGAAATCGCCCTTACGTACATCTACGGCATCGGGCGGACCACTGCAAAGCAGATCGTGGAGAAGGCGGGTATCGATCCGGCCCGGCGGATGCGGGACGTCACCGAGGACGAAGCGGCACGGCTGCGCGAGACCATCGACAGCGGCTACGTCATCGAAGGCGATAAGCGCCGCGAGGTGCAGACCAACATCCAGCGCCTCATCGAGATCGGTACGTATCGCGGCATGCGGCATCGTCGTGGCCTGCCCCTGCGTGGCCAGCGGACCCGTACCAATGCTCGCACCCGTAAGGGCAAGAGAAAGACCGTAGCCGGAAAGAAGAAGTCGGCGGCCAAGACCTAGTCTGTCCGCACACGCCTGGGGGCACCCGGTGGTGGCTATCCGGGGGACTGCCGGGCTGTGTTCGGGATTGGGTCAGCCGCATGCTGTACCAGGCGGCAGGATGCAGCGATTCCAGTAGTCTGCGTCTACGCCAAACCTCTGGAGGAGCCACATGCGTCAGCAGAAGGACTCAGGAGCCCGCAAGAGTAAGATCAAGCGGCAAGTCCCCTTCGGCCGTGCCAACATCAAGTCCAGCTTCAACAACACCATCGTCAGCATCGCTGACCCGCAGGGCAACGTGCTCTGCTGGGCGAGCGGCGGGACCATCGGGTTCACGGGGACCAAGAAGGGTACTCCCTTCGCGGCCCAGTTGGCTGCCGATAACGCGGCACGCAAGGCCATGGAGTATGGGATGACGCGCGTCGAGGTGTTTGTCCGCGGACCAGGCTCAGGGCGCGAGACGGCAATCCGCGCCATGCAGGCCGCCGGACTCGAGGTGGGCAGCATCAAGGATACGACCCCGATCCCTCACAACGGCTGCCGGCCCAAGAAGCGCCGCCGGGTGTAGTTGTCGCCGGTGAATGAGAGCGGAGTCATCCATTTCGTCGGCCCGAGCATCGCGGGCACGACAACCCAACGAGATAACACCAACGCGCAACAGCAGGGGCGTTGATCGACGCCCCGGAGGTGAGTAGGTTCATGGCACGATATACAGGCCCGGTCTGTCGCATCTGCCGCCGCGAGGGCCAGAAACTCTTCCTCAAGGGTCAGCGCTGCTACGGCCCCAAGTGTGCCTGGGAGAAGAAGCAGTACCCCCCGGGACAGTCAGGACAGGCTGCCGCACGGCGCCGGCGCGTGAGCGACTACGGCAAGCAGATGCGCGAGAAGCAGAAGCTACGGGCGCTCTACGGCGTCCTGGAGAAGCCTTTCCGCAAGTACGTGGCTCAGGCTGAGCGCATGAGCGGCGTGGCGGGCGAGAACGTACTCAAGCTGCTTGAGATGCGTCTCGATAACGTCGTGTACCGGGCCGGCTTTGCGGCCAGTCGCGCGGAGGCTCGGCAGCTCATCAGCCACGGTCACTTCACAGTTGACGGACGCATCACCAACGTCGCCTCCTTCCGGGTCAAGCCGGGTCATAGCGTCAAGGTCAAGGACGCCGACCGCGATCTGCCGCCCATCGTTGCCGCTGCTGAGGCAGCCGGCGGCCGGTCCGCGTTGGCGTGGCTGCAGACCGACCTGGCAACACGCCAGGTGACGATGCTGGCCATTCCTGAGCGGGCGGAGATCGACACGGACGTCAACGAGCAGATGATCATCGAGTTCTACTCGCGGTAGCGTCCGACGCCGTCAAGAGAGGTCAAGGCCCTCCAGCCGCTGCTGGTACTTCGGTGTGGCTGGAGGGCACTTTCGGCGGGGCAGTCCCCGTCAGACACGGCGGACTACCGCCTAAGGGAGCAGCATAAATGATAGGGGAGTTGGACCCGAAGATCACTGCACTGGAACTGTCCCCTAAGTATGGGAAATTCGCGATCGAGCCCTTGGAGCGCGGTTTCGGGAATACCCTGGGCAACGCCTTCCGCCGGGTCCTGCTTTCGCATATTGACGGCGCGGCCGTCACCGATGTGCGCATTGATGGGGCTCTCCACGAGTTCTCCACGATCCCCGGTGTGGTTGAAGACGTGATGGAGATCGTTCTGAACCTCAAAGAGCTTGCGATCAAGGTGCATCCCAGCGAAGAGCAGACAGACGCAGCGAACGAGGAGCGCATCCTGCGCATCAACGCCTCGGGCGAGACGAAGGTCATCGGTGCGGACATTGTGTGCCCGCCCGACGTGGAGATCCTGAACCCAGAGTTGCACATTGCTGAGCTTAGCGACCCTAACGCGAGGCTCGAGGTGGAGCTGTGGGTCGAAGTCGGCCAGGGGTACAGGCCGACGGAGGAGCGCGAAGGTGCGCGACGTGGCGCAGGGATCATCCCTGTCGACGCACTCTTCTCCCCGATCAAGCGAGCTTCCTACGGGGTAGAACCGACGCGCATGGGCCACCGGACCGATCTGGACCGTCTGATCCTCGAGCTGTGGGGAAACGGAACGGTTCTGCCGGAAGATTCCCTGCAGATGGCCGCTCGCATCCTGCACAACTACATCTCAATCTTCCTGGGCGCTGTCGAAGCCGAGGAGGGTGTGGTTGCGGCCGGTGAGGTCGCCGGCGGCGAGGTTAACCGCTGGCTGGACACTCCGATCGAGGACGTTGACTTCTCGGTACGCACCTTCAACTGCCTGAAGAAGGAAGCCATCAACACGCTTGGCGAGATGATTCGCCACACTGAGGCCGAGCTGCTGGCGATCCGCAACTTCGGGAAGCGTTCCCTGGACGAGGTCATCGAGAAGCTCGCGCAGTTTGACCTTAAACTGGCAGAGCCCGAGAGCGACGACCTCGAGTAGCCTCCGCGCCTTGCGCCGTGGATAGCTAAGGAGACGAAAATGCGACATCGAAAAGACCATAAGCGCCTGGGCAGGGCCACGGATCAGCGCCTCGCGCTTCTGCGGAGCCAGGCCGGATCGCTGTTCAGGCATAATCGGATCAAGACGACCCTTGTGACCGCACAGGAGACGTCGCGGTTCGCTGAGAAGCTCATCACGCTGGCGAAGCGCGGCGACCTCGCTGCACGCCGGCTGTGCATTGCTGAGCTGAATCAGCCGGACGTCGTGCACCACCTGTTCACGCAGATTGCGCCGCGCTACGAGGATCGGCCGGGCGGCTACACCCGCGTCACTCACGCCGGCAATCGGCGCGGTGACGGTGCTCCGATGGCTGTTCTCGAACTGACGGACTAGTCGCACGCGGTGTTGAGGGGAGAAGCTCCCTTCGACATGGCACCTGGAAATGCGCAACCTCAAGCTGATCGTGCAGTACGACGGTACCGACTACGCGGGCTTTCAGGTTCAGCCGGACCGGCCCACGGTACAGGGCGTGCTTGAGGCGGCACTAAGCAAGGTCCTGCAGCACGAAGCGCGCGTCACCTCGGCGAGCCGAACAGACGCGGGTGTCCATGCTATCGGGCAGGTTGTGACGGTCCAGACGGACAACCCGATCGAGGTTCGGAGACTCGCGAGGGCTACGAATGACGCCCTGCCGCTCGCGGTGAGCATAGCAGAGGCAGAGGAAGTCAGCGCAGCTTTTCATCCCAGGTACGATGCCGTCGGTAAGCTGTACTGCTATCGGATCCTGAACCGAGAGACGCCATCGCCCTTCATCTGTCGGTACGCATGGCACATCAGGCGGCCCCTGGACCTGGAGGGTATGCAGGTCGCTGCAGAGCAACTGCTGGGCACCCATGACTTCACGTCCTTCGAGGCCACCGGCGGGTGCATCCGGACGAAGACGCGGTGCCTGTGGCGACTGGACTGCCAGCGGTTTGGGGATGGCGTAGTAGAGATCCGGGCGGAGGCCGAGGGTTTCCTTTATATGATGGTTCGCAACATCGTTGGGACCCTGGTTGAGGTGGGGGTAGGGCGGTTCGGCGCCGAGACCCTTGCGCCGATACTCGAAGCGCGGGATCGGTCCGTCGCAGGGCCAACGGCTCCGCCGCAGGGGTTGTGCCTGGTGCGAGTTGACTACTGAGGGTGCGTCGTACCGCTGGCGACCCCGCGGGCCAGGGGATCTGAGACATCAACGTTGTTCCCGCCGCCGACCTTGTGGGGTCCGGCGACATCCGGAGGTTAGACCATGGACAATCTGAAGACCAAGTCCGCCAAAGCTGGAGACGTTCCCGCCGAGTGGTGGCATATCGACGCGGACGGCATTGTACTGGGAC encodes the following:
- the secY gene encoding preprotein translocase subunit SecY; the encoded protein is MKERLASLAQALRLPDVRKRIMFVMYMFAVYVACAHVPLPGIDKNQLERLFQSGGFGLGDILDTFAGGSLKRFSVLALGIMPYINASIIFQLLVMAIPSLEALQKEGEYGQKKINQWTKYLTVALAILQAVGMIGWFQSGAAFIGGKVVMLYCVVMMTAGTAFLMWLGDMITERGIGQGISLIIFVGIMTRMPQDVARTLVMWRSGQINIANLGLLALILLATIYGIVKVQQAQRKIPVQYAKRVKGNKVYGGQSSYLPLRVNQAGVIPIIFAISIALFPATIAQFFRSPNIVSAISRLGVTEEAVNNALFAVVEFTTPGRNFIASLMYFVLVILFTYFYTAVTFNPEQIAENLQKNGGAIPGIRPGERTRDYLDKILYRITLAGAIFLGVIAIMQYYVGDITQVSTFGLVGGTSLLIVVGVALDTMQQVEAQLLMRHYKGFLS
- a CDS encoding adenylate kinase, whose amino-acid sequence is MATNMILLGPPGAGKGTQAEFLVKSYGVPHISTGDMLRAAVAKKTALGLEAKGYMDAGKLVPDELVVGIVRERLAEADCAKGFLLDGFPRTIPQAEALGSAIDEMGLDTPVVINMEVADEELVHRLSGRRMCDKCGAIFHISRDSVSVGDDCPVEGCDGKIYQRSDDQAVAIQQRLNVYKAQTEPLIAYYDGKGQLVRVNALGTVEQVNERVTEALRNRGVA
- the map gene encoding type I methionyl aminopeptidase encodes the protein MAHHKRVPSVARKSSVEVDIMREAGRIVAKVLAAVQEAAAPGVSTAELDRLAEQIIEGAEASPSFKGYYGYPASICVEPEDVVVHGIPSEAEILGEGQIVGVDVGAIFHGYQADAAITFGIGKISAEKQRLMDVTLESLGAGIAAARAGNQLRDVSAAVQARAEAAGYGVVRDLVGHGIGRSMHEPPQVPNFVEEGQFVEYDLTLRTGHCLAIEPMINQGDWRVRQGRDGWTIRTADGLPTAHFEHTVAVTKDEPLILTLP
- the infA gene encoding translation initiation factor IF-1, whose translation is MARKGRDAGESKEKKSIPVRGTVVEKLPNAVFRVELENGHEVLAHVSGKIRTRVIRVMAGDKVTVELSPYDLSRGRITWLHK
- the rpmJ gene encoding 50S ribosomal protein L36; this translates as MKVTASVKPRCDKCKVIRRKGVVRIICENPRHKQRQG
- the rpsM gene encoding 30S ribosomal protein S13 — translated: MPRIAGVDLPRDKRVEIALTYIYGIGRTTAKQIVEKAGIDPARRMRDVTEDEAARLRETIDSGYVIEGDKRREVQTNIQRLIEIGTYRGMRHRRGLPLRGQRTRTNARTRKGKRKTVAGKKKSAAKT
- the rpsK gene encoding 30S ribosomal protein S11, encoding MRQQKDSGARKSKIKRQVPFGRANIKSSFNNTIVSIADPQGNVLCWASGGTIGFTGTKKGTPFAAQLAADNAARKAMEYGMTRVEVFVRGPGSGRETAIRAMQAAGLEVGSIKDTTPIPHNGCRPKKRRRV
- the rpsD gene encoding 30S ribosomal protein S4, whose product is MARYTGPVCRICRREGQKLFLKGQRCYGPKCAWEKKQYPPGQSGQAAARRRRVSDYGKQMREKQKLRALYGVLEKPFRKYVAQAERMSGVAGENVLKLLEMRLDNVVYRAGFAASRAEARQLISHGHFTVDGRITNVASFRVKPGHSVKVKDADRDLPPIVAAAEAAGGRSALAWLQTDLATRQVTMLAIPERAEIDTDVNEQMIIEFYSR
- a CDS encoding DNA-directed RNA polymerase subunit alpha; the encoded protein is MIGELDPKITALELSPKYGKFAIEPLERGFGNTLGNAFRRVLLSHIDGAAVTDVRIDGALHEFSTIPGVVEDVMEIVLNLKELAIKVHPSEEQTDAANEERILRINASGETKVIGADIVCPPDVEILNPELHIAELSDPNARLEVELWVEVGQGYRPTEEREGARRGAGIIPVDALFSPIKRASYGVEPTRMGHRTDLDRLILELWGNGTVLPEDSLQMAARILHNYISIFLGAVEAEEGVVAAGEVAGGEVNRWLDTPIEDVDFSVRTFNCLKKEAINTLGEMIRHTEAELLAIRNFGKRSLDEVIEKLAQFDLKLAEPESDDLE